One window from the genome of Gopherus evgoodei ecotype Sinaloan lineage chromosome 2, rGopEvg1_v1.p, whole genome shotgun sequence encodes:
- the AKAIN1 gene encoding A-kinase anchor protein inhibitor 1: MVFAPGEKSGNEQEEVALQNASKQIVQTAILQAVQQVSQESQQKEKRVNSSVSLQLERGELTKKHEKK; the protein is encoded by the coding sequence gtGAGAAATCTGGAAATGAACAAGAAGAAGTTGCGCTGCAGAATGCCAGCAAACAGATTGTGCAAACTGCCATCCTGCAGGCAGTTCAGCAAGTCTCTCAGGAGAGCCAACAAAAGGAGAAGAGAGTAAACAGCAGTGTGAGTCTGCAGTTAGAAAGAGGGGAATTAACCAAGAAGCATGAAAAGAAGTAA